Proteins encoded within one genomic window of Triticum aestivum cultivar Chinese Spring chromosome 2D, IWGSC CS RefSeq v2.1, whole genome shotgun sequence:
- the LOC123055915 gene encoding uncharacterized protein — MENALEGELLGPNALSSPPSLFSLLGYFFPIPIIFTERERERERESSWSSRTLPPLTGGASPRPVGGLDFGEALEGSDGAGDLGGGGGAARRKRRWPVAATDTLVELFNAAAGDYHGSGKAPALQAGSDAGDDLGGSGGAASRERRRRRRPPRQWSYSTPQRGPTTAPPRCLRRGLPRRRDFLWHVDKVDFYLGAVFGSVETVMVVVVLISVLLFLARPRTTVMSNVPETTIYRRMDQYTTCPACLCCVWNRPSTAPCARGSPDGLTTTNGPRPRHV, encoded by the exons ATGGAGAAtgctttggaaggg GAACTCCTCGGCCCGAACGCCTTATCCTCTCCCCCGTCACTCTTTTCCTTACTGGGCTACTTTTTCCCCATCCCCATCATCttcactgagagagagagagagagagagagagagtcgagCTGGAGCAGCCGCACCTTGCCGCCGCTCACCGGTGGGGCCTCGCCGCGCCCCGTCGGTGGCTTAGATTTCGGGGAGGCGCTCGAGGGGAGCGACGGCGCCGGCGACCTGGGAGGCGGCGGAGGTGCTGCTCGCAGGAAGCGGCGGTGGCCGGTGGCGGCGACTGACACACTAGTGGAGCTGTTCAACGCCGCAGCAGGGGACTACCACGGCTCCGGCAAGGCGCCTGCGCTGCAAGCAGggagcgacgccggcgacgacctggGAGGCAGCGGAGGTGCTGCTAgcagggagcggcggcggcggcggcgaccgcccCGCCAGTGGAGCTATTCAACGCCGCAGCGGGGCCCTACAACGGCTCCGCCACGTTGCCTGCGCAGGGGCCTACCACGGCGCCGCGATTTCCTCTGGCATGTCGACAAGGTGGACTTCTACCTCGGCGCCGTCTTCGGGAGCGTCGAGACGGTGATGGTGGTGGTCGTGCTCATCTCGGTGCTGctcttcttggcgcggccgaggaCGACGGTGATGAGCAACGTGCCAGAGACGACCATCTACCGGCGGATGGACCAGTACACGACGTGCCCGGCGTGCTTGTGCTGCGTGTGGAATCGACCATCTACGGCACCCTGCGCAAGAGGATCACCCGATGGATTGACGACGACGAACGGACCTCGTCCTCGACATGTGTG A